The Sulfitobacter sp. DSM 110093 genome includes a window with the following:
- the otsB gene encoding trehalose-phosphatase yields the protein MESTPLPHRSLPPLITARRYAFFLDLDGTLAPIVDNPEDACLPERTRHLLTRLVAATDGAVAVISGRAMADVDRILGALQLPVSGSHGLELRVGPATGETSQDIQGIPATVIDWVEEFAVLHGVTSERKPGAIALHYRKSPDQGDACRAFVDTLTGEDPSLRGLHGKMVSEVALNGVDKGGAVERFMASPAFADRLPVMVGDDVTDEDGFRAAQAQGGFGIKIGQGTTLAQHRIDDVAGFADWLEEILR from the coding sequence ATGGAAAGCACCCCCTTGCCGCACCGCAGTCTGCCGCCGTTGATCACGGCCCGGCGCTACGCGTTTTTTCTGGACCTCGACGGCACCTTGGCCCCCATTGTCGACAACCCCGAAGATGCCTGCCTGCCCGAACGCACCCGGCACCTGTTAACCCGCCTTGTGGCCGCGACCGATGGCGCTGTTGCAGTAATCTCAGGCCGGGCGATGGCGGATGTGGACCGCATCTTGGGCGCGCTGCAACTTCCGGTTTCAGGGTCGCACGGGCTGGAACTGCGCGTTGGTCCCGCGACTGGAGAAACCTCGCAAGACATTCAAGGCATCCCCGCCACTGTGATAGACTGGGTTGAGGAATTCGCCGTGCTGCATGGCGTCACCTCAGAGCGCAAGCCGGGCGCGATTGCCCTGCATTATCGCAAATCCCCTGATCAAGGGGACGCGTGCCGCGCCTTTGTGGATACACTCACGGGCGAAGACCCAAGTCTGCGGGGCTTGCACGGCAAGATGGTCAGCGAAGTGGCGCTGAACGGGGTCGACAAAGGCGGGGCAGTTGAACGTTTCATGGCGTCCCCCGCTTTTGCAGACAGATTGCCCGTAATGGTGGGCGACGATGTGACAGACGAAGACGGTTTTCGTGCGGCACAGGCGCAGGGTGGTTTTGGCATCAAGATCGGCCAAGGCACCACGCTGGCGCAGCATCGGATCGACGATGTTGCAGGTTTTGCCGATTGGCTGGAAGAAATTTTGCGCTGA